A stretch of the Medicago truncatula cultivar Jemalong A17 chromosome 5, MtrunA17r5.0-ANR, whole genome shotgun sequence genome encodes the following:
- the LOC11427762 gene encoding protein SHORT ROOT IN SALT MEDIUM 1, which yields MYSSRGSGNYGQSYTGQSAYGQNLSANYSGASAGGHDATQHSAASRHSGILGSSQDAADVGSYSRAHASVAQYGGQYSSVYGSAALSTAPQAPSLTAKGAGSSSALDARGSYSLGVSDSPKFASSDYLSSSTHVYGHKSDQLYGDKSLDYSGLDRRQYGERQSGYTGRDLASDPASRYATDAGGYSHQHQATLLRQEQLLKSQSLQAAASLDGATRQTDYLAARAAASRHPTQDLMSYGGRIDSDPHASSMLSATSYSGQHAPSILGAAPRRNVDDLLYSQNASNPGYGVSLPPGRDYASGKGIHGNAMDLDYPGSLLSHDRKDDRASYLREFELREEERRRDRLRDKDRDRERDKERERLRERERERDREKEREKERLERREKERERERKRALEVRLERTPVRSSKDPRSTSKDPRSTSKDPRGSSLTKEGKSSRRDSPHRGALHRHRSPVKEKRREYVCKVYPSCLVNIERDYLSIDKRYPRLFISPEFSKAVVSWPKENLNLSLHTPVSFEHDFVEEESARDSSSKLLVGQPTGTEQGNTVWNAKVILMNGLSRGALEELSADKLLDDRIPHVCNILRFGILKKDHSFMAVGGPWGPADGGDPSNDDNSLIRTALRYTKDIIQLDLQKCQHWNRFLEVHYDRIGKDGFFSHKEITVLYVPDLSDCLPSLDQWRDQWLAHKKAVAEKERQIALKKEKARAIKESNDKLGKKDSPASGKSNAKKKEKDNTVKEGKEKKAGVSINTIAKNDASGTVEAKSAEKKPGETTPGQTTGSAKSVKKKIIKKIVKKVVNKTNDSAKRETDKPGEKDVADKVATSEVPVDEVKSSVDPTGVQTSGKDIVAEDIPIGKADGEGKNGKEINSIEDNTGTNDATVKTIKTRKIIKRVPKKKVVGEASKFVVNEGNVVASQAQAGADSTDKQTAEADTIETEGKKPAKVVTKRKLKTPTSGVQDDATVVNEGNTVAVQAQDGTDSPGKQTADGDTTVTEGKKPAKVVTKRNLKTPTSGVQDDATGSNKKVAKSTDKTDDENAVAAPANDDTQSTDKQAANADTKIVSVAKKIVKVVPRKKLKVSTSEKQEGARGAGDSNKNEMKSDNNDKKDGKGTGEKSGSKIDKKKTSEKDTQIVTGKLKVGEKSKDEKVTKEKDGKDEPKSKSSKEVKEKKKSDEPPRHPGFILQTKSTKDSKLRSLSLSLDSLLDYTDKDVDESTLELSLFAESFYEMLQFQMGSRILTFLQKLREKFVMKRAQRKRQREDGLDKDSANKSPAKRKKGDDPSVKSETDVDASNPTQADNKKTVAEIENSGNKEDDDVKMENASDDEDPEEEDPEEEPEEEPEEEMENGTPQHDSSNGKNAEHVDANNESENATSNEKAADETSKGEIKVKEEVQELKDDIQLKEAKESKVDTVKKETRAVKEAVVNKELLKAFRFFDRNRVGYIRVEDMRIIIHNLGMFLSHRDVKELVQSALLESNTGRDDRILYIKLVRMADI from the exons ATGTATTCTTCCAGAGGGAGTGGCAATTATGGCCAATCGTACACAGGTCAATCTGCATATGGCCAAAAT TTGAGTGCTAATTATTCTGGAGCTTCTGCTGGAGGGCATGATGCTACCCAGCATTCCGCGGCTTCGAGACATTCGGGTATATTAGGTAGTTCTCAAGATGCAGCTGATGTTGGTAGTTATAGTAGGGCTCATGCTTCTGTTGCTCAGTATGGAGGGCAATATAGTTCTGTTTATGGTTCAGCTGCGTTGAGCACCGCACCGCAG GCTCCTTCTTTGACGGCCAAGGGAGCTGGTTCATCATCGGCTTTAGATGCTCGTGGAAGCTACTCTTTGGGTGTATCAGATTCACCCAAGTTTGCTTCTAGTGATTATTTGTCGTCCTCAACACATGTGTATGGCCACAAATCTGATCAATTGTATGGTGACAAGAGTTTGGATTATTCTGGACTAGATAGAAGGCAATATGGTGAACGGCAGAGTGGTTACACTGGTAGGGATTTAGCAAGTGATCCAGCTAGCCGCTATGCTACCGATGCTGGTGGATATAGTCATCAACATCAG GCAACTTTGCTAAGACAAGAGCAATTGCTGAAATCTCAGTCTCTTCAAGCTGCTGCTTCACTTGATGGGGCTACCAG ACAAACTGATTATCTGGCAGCTAGGGCGGCTGCAAGTCGTCACCCAACCCAAGATCTCATGTCTTATGGAGGAAGGATTGATTCTGATCCTCATGCTTCATCAATGCTAAGTGCTACTTCATATAGTGGACAGCATGCACCATCAATATTAGGAGCAGCACCGAGGCGAAATGTGGATGATCTCTTGTATTCCCAGAATGCGTCAAATCCTGGTTATGGAGTGAGCCTCCCACCTGGTAGGGACTATGCCAGCGGAAAAGGTATTCATGGAAATGCTATGGATTTGGATTACCCGGGAAGTCTTTTGTCACATGATCGGAAGGATGATCGGGCTAGTTATCTTCGAGAATTTGAACTAAGGGAAGAAGAACGACGTCGAGACCGCTTGCGTGATAAAGATAGGGATAGAGAAAGGGACAAAGAACGAGAACGATTGCGAGAGCGGGAGCGGGAGCGAGATCGAGAAAAGGAACGTGAAAAGGAGCGCTTGGAGCGGCGTGAAAAGGAGAGGGAGCGAGAACGCAAACGAGCACTTGAAGTTAGGCTTGAACGAACTCCAGTGAGATCCTCCAAGGATCCTCGCAGCACTTCAAAGGATCCTCGCAGCACTTCAAAGGATCCTCGTGGGTCGTCTTTGACAAAGGAGGGGAAATCTTCACGACGGGACTCCCCACATCGTGGCGCTTTACATAG GCACCGTTCACCTGTTAAAGAAAAACGGAGAGAATATGTCTGCAAG GTTTATCCTTCTTGTTTGGTAAATATTGAGAGGGATTACCTCTCAATAGACAAGCGATACCCGCGACTCTTCATCTCTCCTGAATTCTCCAAG GCTGTTGTGAGCTGGCCGAAGGAAAACCTTAACCTCTCTTTACATACTCCTGTCAG TTTTGagcatgattttgttgaagaagaAAGTGCTAGAGACTCGTCCAGCAAGCTTTTGGTGGGACAACCTACAGGCACTGAACAAGGAAATACAGTTTGGAATGCCAAA GTAATTTTGATGAATGGGCTTAGTAGGGGTGCATTGGAGGAACTGTCAGCTGATAAACTTTTGGATGACCGCATTCCTCATGTTTGCAATATCCTTAGATTTGGAATCCTTAAGAAGGACCATTCTTTCATGGCAGTTGGTGGTCCATGGGGACCTGCTGATGGGGGTGATCCATCTAATGATGATAACTCTTTGATCAGAACAGCCCTTAG ATACACAAAGGATATTATTCAGCTTGATTTGCAGAAGTGTCAACACTGGAACCGGTTCCTTGAG GTACATTATGATAGAATCGGTAAAGATGGTTTCTTTAGCCACAAGGAAATTACTGTACTTTATGTTCCTGATTTGTCTGACTGCCTCCCTTCATTGGATCAATGGCGGGATCAGTGGCTTGCCCACAAGAAAGCAGTGGCTGAAAAAGAACGTCAAATTGCATTAAAGAAAGAG AAAGCAAGGGCTATCAAGGAATCAAATG ataaattaggtaagaaGGATTCTCCTGCATCTGGAAAGTCAAATGCtaagaaaaaggagaaagatAATACTGTTaaggaaggaaaggaaaaaaaagctGGAGTGAGTATCAATACAATTGCTAAAAATGATGCCTCGGGGACAGTTGAAGCAAAGAGTGCAGAGAAAAAGCCAGGGGAAACTACCCCTGGTCAAACCACAGGAAGTGCAAAGTctgtgaaaaagaaaattataaagaaGATTGTGAAAAAAGTTGTCAATAAGACAAACGATAGTGCCAAGAGAGAAACTGACAAACCAGGTGAGAAGGATGTTGCAGATAAAGTGGCCACGTCAGAGGTTCCTGTTGATGAGGTCAAGTCTTCTGTGGATCCTACTGGGGTTCAAACTTCTGGGAAGGACATAGTTGCAGAGGATATTCCTATTGGGAAAGCTGATGGTGAAGGGAAAAATGGTAAGGAAATAAACAGTATTGAAGATAATACAGGCACCAATGATGCTACcgtgaaaacaataaaaacaaggaAAATTATCAAGCGGGTACCTAAAAAGAAGGTGGTTGGCGAGGCATCTAAATTTGTAGTAAACGAAGGGAATGTTGTGGCATCTCAGGCACAGGCTGGTGCCGACAGCACTGACAAGCAGACTGCTGAAGCAGACACCATAGAGACTGAGGGCAAGAAACCTGCAAAGGTAGTAACCAAGAGAAAGTTGAAAACACCTACCTCTGGGGTGCAAGATGATGCAACTGTAGTAAATGAAGGGAATACTGTGGCTGTTCAGGCACAGGATGGTACCGACAGCCCTGGCAAGCAGACTGCCGATGGAGACACAACAGTGACCGAGGGCAAGAAACCTGCAAAGGTAGTAACCAAGAGAAATTTAAAAACACCAACCTCTGGGGTGCAAGATGATGCAACTGGTTCCAATAAAAAAGTCGCAAAGAGCACTGATAAAACTGATGACGAAAATGCTGTTGCAGCTCCTGCAAATGATGACACTCAGAGCACTGACAAGCAGGCTGCTAATGCAGATACAAAAATTGTTTCGGTAGCAAAGAAAATTGTGAAGGTAGTTCCTAGGAAAAAGTTAAAGGTGTCTACCTCTGAAAAGCAAGAAGGTGCACGTGGTGCAGGTGATTccaataaaaatgaaatgaagtcTGACAACAATGACAAGAAGGATGGAAAAGGAACTGGAGAAAAAAGTGGATCCAAGATAGATAAGAAGAAAACCTCTGAGAAAGATACTCAAATTGTCACGGGGAAACTGAAAGTTGGGGAAAAATCGAAAGATGAGAAAGTAACAAAAGAGAAAGATGGAAAAGATGAGCCGAAAAGCAAATCTAGTAAAGaagtgaaagagaagaagaagtcCGATGAACCTCCTCGGCACCCTGGATTTattcttcaaacaaaatcaacaaaagattCTAAA CTACGGTCATTGTCACTGTCTCTGGATTCATTGTTGGATTATACTGacaaagatgttgatgaatCAACACTTGAG CTTTCATTATTTGCTGAATCATTTTATGAAATGCTTCAGTTTCAAATGGGCAGTAGGATTTTGACTTTTCTTCAG aaattgCGCGAAAAATTTGTGATGAAAAGAGCTCAGCGAAAGAGGCAGCGAGAAGATGGACTTGACAAGGATAGTGCAAACAAGTCACCTGCTAAACGTAAAAAAGGTGATGATCCGTCTGTTAAGAGTGAAACTGATGTGGATGCATCAAATCCAACCCAAGCAGATAACAAGAAAACTGTTGCCGAGATTGAGAATTCTGGTAACAAGGAGGATGACGATGTGAAGATGGAAAATGCATCAGATGATGAAGATCCGGAAGAAGAGGATCCTGAAGAGGAACCAGAAGAGGAACCAGAAGAGGAAATGGAAAATGGTACTCCCCAACATGACTCATCCAATGGTAAAAATGCTGAACACGTCGATGCAAATAATGAATCTGAAAATGCTACCAGCAACGAAAAAGCAGCAGATGAAACTTCTAAAGGGGAAATAAAGGTTAAAGAAGAGGTGCAAGAATTAAAGGATGATATTCAGCTCAAGGAAGCAAAGGAAAGCAAGGTTGATACCGTTAAGAAAGAAACCCGTGCTGTTAAGGAGGCTGTTGTAAACAAAGAATTGTTGAAG GCTTTTCGATTTTTTGATCGGAATCGTGTTGGCTACATTAGG GTTGAAGATATGAGAATAATAATCCACAATCTGGGGATGTTCCTTTCACACAGGgatgtgaag GAGCTTGTACAGAGTGCATTGTTGGAGAGCAACACCGGGAGGGACGATCGGATACTTTATATCAAGTTGGTGCGGATGGCTGACATTTGA